The Gammaproteobacteria bacterium genome has a segment encoding these proteins:
- a CDS encoding polyprenyl synthetase family protein yields the protein MTVTERSRRYRTRVELALERSLPAGSTHPARFHTALRYAVLGGGKRLRPALVYATGECIGIEPQRLDAIALAVEFVHAYSLAHDDLPAMDDDTLRRGQPTVHVAFDEATAILVGDALQAHAYSILADHPAMEAAPAVRRQLVLDLALASGSEGMVGGQMMDVETTGATGIAAAQLDELYARKTGALLRAAVIMPSRLRPDLGVTSMAALETFARSLGLAYQVADDLLDIESPAAVSGKPQGSDLRHGKATVPALLGVEASRQRLHTLRDQALAALAPFGAEADALREICEQATRRNH from the coding sequence GTGACAGTGACAGAACGGAGCCGCCGCTACAGGACGCGCGTCGAGCTGGCGCTCGAGCGGAGCCTGCCGGCGGGAAGCACGCACCCGGCGCGATTCCACACCGCGTTGCGCTACGCAGTGCTCGGCGGCGGCAAGCGCCTGCGCCCCGCGCTGGTGTACGCGACCGGGGAGTGCATCGGGATCGAGCCACAGCGGCTCGACGCGATAGCGCTTGCCGTGGAGTTCGTGCATGCCTATTCGCTGGCGCACGATGACCTGCCGGCCATGGACGATGACACGCTGCGCCGCGGACAGCCAACCGTGCATGTCGCCTTCGACGAAGCCACGGCGATCCTTGTGGGCGATGCCCTGCAGGCCCATGCGTACAGCATCCTGGCTGACCACCCAGCCATGGAGGCTGCCCCTGCCGTGCGCCGCCAGCTGGTTCTGGACCTGGCCCTCGCCAGCGGATCGGAAGGGATGGTGGGCGGGCAGATGATGGACGTGGAGACGACCGGGGCGACCGGCATCGCGGCGGCCCAGCTCGATGAACTCTACGCCCGCAAGACCGGAGCGCTGCTGCGCGCCGCCGTCATCATGCCCTCGCGTCTGCGCCCGGATCTGGGCGTCACCAGCATGGCGGCCCTCGAGACGTTCGCGCGTTCACTCGGGCTCGCCTACCAGGTCGCCGATGATCTGCTCGACATCGAGAGCCCGGCCGCGGTGAGCGGGAAGCCGCAAGGGTCCGACCTGCGCCACGGCAAGGCAACGGTACCGGCATTGCTCGGTGTCGAGGCCAGCCGGCAGCGGCTGCACACGCTGCGGGATCAGGCACTGGCCGCGCTGGCGCCATTCGGCGCGGAGGCCGATGCGCTGCGGGAGATCTGCGAGCAGGCGACGCGACGCAATCATTGA
- a CDS encoding DUF4437 domain-containing protein — MRPHVELIQQADLCWHDAELPRGEGRARQRNMSYDEEDGSASTRVCFDSAWQRPGGYHHADTEWYVLGGEVRLGERRLGRGHYFRAPAGLRVPPMSVRAGTEVLLFREYGDWAFTVSAKNRSTFVPRGLNTSSREAGQLTVLDAARLEWMPNIYEGDTQRYLKLKMLYHDPAPSDDPRKGFMTMLCWAPPGWSDSRMVHHPVFEEAYSIEGHLDYNFGRLGEGTYFFRPAKVKHGHFTAGEEKGYMGIFRLDGSLVNWITVEERVVVEGKALNYDPVTQAPLIAGIPVRSRSTGPWDLDGW, encoded by the coding sequence ATGAGACCCCACGTGGAACTGATCCAGCAGGCCGATCTGTGCTGGCACGACGCCGAATTGCCGCGCGGCGAGGGCCGTGCCCGGCAGCGCAACATGTCCTACGACGAAGAAGACGGCAGCGCCTCGACCAGGGTCTGCTTCGACTCCGCCTGGCAGCGCCCTGGCGGCTATCACCACGCTGACACGGAATGGTACGTGCTGGGCGGTGAGGTGCGTCTCGGCGAGCGTCGCCTCGGCAGGGGACACTACTTCCGGGCGCCGGCCGGCCTGCGAGTGCCGCCCATGTCGGTCAGGGCCGGGACGGAAGTGCTGTTGTTCCGCGAGTATGGTGACTGGGCGTTCACCGTGTCGGCGAAGAACCGCTCGACATTCGTGCCACGTGGCCTCAATACGTCATCGCGCGAAGCCGGGCAGCTCACGGTGCTCGATGCAGCGCGCCTGGAGTGGATGCCGAACATCTACGAGGGCGACACGCAGCGCTACCTGAAGCTCAAGATGCTCTATCACGATCCGGCGCCAAGCGACGATCCGCGCAAGGGCTTCATGACGATGCTCTGCTGGGCTCCGCCGGGCTGGTCGGACTCGCGCATGGTCCATCACCCGGTATTCGAAGAGGCCTACAGCATCGAGGGCCATCTCGACTATAACTTCGGCAGGCTCGGCGAGGGCACTTATTTCTTCCGGCCGGCAAAGGTCAAGCATGGCCATTTCACCGCCGGCGAGGAGAAGGGCTACATGGGTATTTTCCGGCTGGATGGCAGTCTCGTGAACTGGATCACCGTCGAGGAGCGGGTCGTCGTCGAAGGCAAGGCGCTCAATTACGACCCGGTTACGCAGGCGCCGTTGATCGCCGGTATCCCGGTTCGTTCGCGATCCACTGGTCCATGGGATCTGGATGGCTGGTGA
- a CDS encoding amidohydrolase family protein encodes MGSGWLVMPGAIDIVCNLFTPEEVSGGRTGLDETFKAQVRMPEEIRGGVTMEHYLEKMDRAGIERSLLIAVRAGDINVRGSFEIPYERVHEICVRYRGRFAGLAGIDPFRGMQGLRDLERAVRELGFVGAHLYPHWCELAPDHAKYYPYYAKCCELDIPIMMQVGQNLVYSRQRRLPSVGRPICLDRVAIDFPELRVIGIHLGVPWTDEMIAMCWKHENVFMAGDAYAPKHWPPAFVRYADTYGREKVLFGTDWPVIDPERAVAEINGLGMRDDSLRLMMRDNALRVFRLPG; translated from the coding sequence ATGGGATCTGGATGGCTGGTGATGCCGGGCGCCATCGACATCGTCTGCAACCTCTTTACGCCCGAGGAGGTGTCCGGCGGCCGGACCGGGCTCGACGAGACCTTCAAGGCGCAGGTGCGCATGCCAGAGGAAATCCGCGGCGGCGTCACCATGGAGCATTACCTCGAGAAGATGGATCGGGCCGGTATCGAGCGCTCGCTGCTGATTGCGGTGCGCGCCGGGGACATCAACGTGCGCGGGTCCTTCGAGATTCCGTATGAACGGGTGCACGAGATTTGTGTCCGCTACCGCGGACGTTTTGCCGGCCTGGCCGGTATCGATCCGTTTCGCGGCATGCAGGGGCTGCGGGACCTCGAACGCGCAGTGCGGGAACTTGGCTTCGTCGGCGCGCACCTGTATCCGCACTGGTGTGAACTGGCGCCTGATCATGCGAAGTACTACCCGTACTACGCCAAGTGCTGCGAGCTCGACATACCCATCATGATGCAGGTGGGCCAGAACCTCGTGTACTCGCGGCAGCGGCGGCTACCGAGCGTGGGCCGGCCGATCTGCCTCGACCGCGTCGCGATCGACTTTCCGGAATTGCGCGTGATCGGCATCCACCTCGGCGTGCCATGGACGGACGAGATGATCGCCATGTGCTGGAAGCACGAGAACGTGTTCATGGCGGGCGACGCCTACGCGCCGAAACACTGGCCACCGGCCTTCGTTCGCTACGCCGACACCTACGGTCGCGAAAAAGTGCTGTTTGGTACGGACTGGCCCGTGATCGACCCGGAACGCGCTGTGGCCGAGATCAACGGCCTCGGGATGCGGGATGACTCCCTGCGACTGATGATGCGGGACAACGCATTGCGGGTCTTCAGGCTGCCGGGCTGA
- a CDS encoding class I adenylate-forming enzyme family protein: MGTQSTRLPFSFQHLNMAAGLRAAMQRAPDKIALEHRGRTRSYGELVARMDRVTAALLAVPGFGPGTHAAIIAPNSIEYLEIAFGASQAGVPLATINPRLTPREMVAICDDAHARVLFAEAGAAAALRDARFASVERIIEIGAGFEDWIAAARPSAALPQVAEWGVFTIPYTSGTTGRPKGVLVSQRSRVLSIFAMAMEYGCYGPDDRFLAIAPMCHGAGMVFALAPVFAGGHCAILDRFDPEEVLRRLKDGGMTGFFGVPTHFHALMALEGALLGQLRPGQLRTVISNAAALPQPMKERLVEYFGAGVLHETYGSTEAGIVTNLRPADQLRKRNCVGLPFPATRVEIRRDDGQSCRTDEVGELFSTSPYLFNGYWQKPEATQGAWQDGWVTVGDLARRDAEGHIYIVDRKTDMVISGGINIYPREVEDVLAQHPAIAEVAVVGVADEKWGERLKAFVVLRPGERLEAEALPAFCAGRLSGIKTPKEFVVIERIPRNATGKVLKTALRAGH, from the coding sequence ATGGGGACACAAAGCACCAGGCTGCCATTCTCCTTCCAGCACCTGAACATGGCGGCCGGGTTGCGCGCAGCCATGCAGCGCGCGCCGGACAAGATCGCCCTGGAGCATCGCGGGCGGACCCGCAGTTACGGTGAACTCGTGGCGCGCATGGACCGGGTGACCGCGGCATTGCTCGCCGTGCCCGGGTTCGGCCCGGGCACCCATGCCGCGATCATTGCGCCAAACTCGATCGAGTACCTGGAGATCGCGTTTGGCGCCTCGCAGGCGGGCGTGCCGCTGGCCACCATCAATCCGCGGCTGACGCCGCGCGAGATGGTGGCTATCTGCGATGACGCTCATGCGCGGGTGCTGTTCGCGGAGGCCGGCGCGGCGGCTGCGTTGAGGGATGCCCGCTTTGCCAGTGTGGAGCGCATCATCGAGATCGGGGCCGGGTTCGAGGACTGGATTGCGGCGGCGCGGCCGTCGGCGGCGCTGCCGCAGGTGGCGGAGTGGGGCGTGTTCACCATTCCATACACGTCCGGCACCACCGGCCGGCCGAAGGGTGTCCTGGTGAGCCAGCGCTCGCGCGTGTTGAGCATTTTTGCAATGGCGATGGAGTATGGCTGCTACGGCCCGGACGATCGCTTCCTTGCGATTGCGCCGATGTGCCACGGAGCCGGCATGGTCTTTGCGCTGGCACCCGTATTTGCCGGGGGGCACTGCGCGATCCTGGATCGATTCGATCCCGAGGAGGTGTTGCGCCGGCTGAAAGACGGCGGCATGACCGGCTTCTTCGGAGTACCTACGCATTTTCACGCCCTGATGGCGCTCGAGGGCGCGTTACTCGGGCAGTTGCGGCCGGGACAGTTGCGGACCGTGATTTCCAACGCGGCGGCGTTGCCACAGCCGATGAAGGAGCGACTCGTGGAATATTTCGGTGCCGGCGTGCTGCACGAAACCTATGGCTCGACGGAGGCCGGGATCGTGACCAACCTGCGTCCCGCCGACCAGCTGCGCAAGCGCAACTGTGTCGGCCTGCCGTTTCCGGCGACGCGCGTGGAAATCCGCCGCGACGACGGGCAGTCATGCCGGACAGATGAAGTAGGCGAGCTATTCTCTACAAGCCCTTATTTATTCAATGGTTACTGGCAAAAGCCCGAAGCGACGCAAGGTGCCTGGCAGGACGGCTGGGTGACGGTCGGGGATCTCGCCCGGCGCGACGCCGAAGGCCACATCTACATCGTGGACCGCAAGACGGACATGGTCATATCCGGCGGCATCAACATCTACCCGCGGGAGGTCGAAGACGTGCTCGCGCAGCACCCGGCGATCGCGGAGGTTGCAGTCGTTGGCGTGGCCGACGAGAAATGGGGCGAGCGGCTGAAAGCCTTCGTCGTTCTTCGGCCAGGCGAGCGCCTCGAGGCCGAGGCGCTGCCCGCGTTCTGTGCAGGGCGCCTGTCCGGCATCAAGACACCCAAGGAATTCGTGGTCATCGAGCGTATACCGCGCAACGCCACTGGCAAGGTGCTCAAGACGGCGCTGCGCGCAGGTCACTGA
- a CDS encoding DsbA family protein: MLEVSFYFYYGCPWTFLASTRLTEVAMRTSARIAWKPILLDLVAQAAGSPGHAPQHPARARYAAKDLGDWAEFCGVRIRHPGPFPRPATWALRGAVIALEDGRIAAYSEHVFQGCFGGMADIDSLDVVSNQAAAAGLDAAAFRRRVQEPRTREVIEGNSRELVARGGFGSPTLFVGDDMYFGNDRMPLVELALTRRGERPLIVPGAHGQQ; the protein is encoded by the coding sequence ATGCTGGAAGTCTCCTTCTATTTTTATTACGGCTGCCCGTGGACGTTTCTCGCGAGCACGCGGCTCACCGAGGTGGCGATGAGGACATCCGCCCGCATCGCCTGGAAGCCGATCCTGCTCGACCTGGTGGCGCAGGCCGCTGGTTCCCCCGGACACGCGCCACAGCACCCGGCGCGGGCGCGCTACGCTGCCAAGGATCTGGGCGATTGGGCGGAGTTCTGCGGGGTTCGTATCCGGCACCCCGGGCCGTTTCCCCGGCCAGCCACCTGGGCGCTGCGTGGTGCGGTCATCGCGCTGGAGGACGGCCGGATCGCAGCGTACAGCGAGCATGTTTTCCAGGGCTGTTTCGGGGGGATGGCAGACATCGACTCGCTCGACGTCGTGTCGAACCAGGCCGCGGCGGCAGGGCTGGATGCGGCCGCCTTCAGGCGACGCGTGCAGGAGCCGCGCACCCGTGAGGTGATCGAAGGCAACTCACGGGAGCTTGTTGCACGCGGCGGATTCGGCTCGCCGACCCTGTTCGTCGGTGACGATATGTATTTTGGCAACGACCGCATGCCGCTGGTCGAGCTCGCGCTGACCCGCAGGGGCGAGCGGCCCCTGATCGTCCCGGGCGCGCACGGCCAGCAATAG